GATCTTGTCGTACCTGCGGCGGGCGAACCGCTTTACTATACGAACGTATGTATGATACGTGATCTTTGCTGTGATTTCGCCGTGCCGTTTCGGCGTTCGAGGGCGAAACGGGGCGAGAGCGGCGGAAGGCGGCACCGACCGGAAGCAGGCGGTGGTGAGGCGGCTGACGAAGGCGTGCGAGTGCGCGCGCAGCGGGTGCGCGCACAGCGAGCGCGCGTACCGCGGCGCGGCCAGGCGCGTGCGCACGTACTGCGCCAGCGACACGCGCAGCGCCGCGCGCGACAGCCGCGCGCCGCGCGACGCGCCGCCGCAGCGCGAGCAGCGCGACCAGAACGTCACCTGCGACGTCACCTCGCGACAGTGTTAAAAGGTTCCGAAAGGAGATTCTGCCGACAGGAACCGGCAGGAAACTCGGTTTAATTATAGCCTAtgtcgttttatatataaatattatatccacgcttttttgtctttaatgtaatcttgtattgagtaatatgccttatttgaaAATGGTTTTATCATATTAGCtgtaataggccaagttaaaatataatgtttaataatcaaCTCACGTGCTTACTCTGTTCCTCCTTAGCTTTATCTACGTTGCTGTGTCCGATCGTGTTACAAGTTATCGTTATACAGACGTCCTCGTGCACAAATCTGTCACAACATTACAAATCCGCTGTAAGAATATTGATAAAGGAAGTTCCTGGTCATTAACTTATCGAAGGAGATCGGAGGTCTATGAAATTGTCTACTGCCGTACAGTTTGAAACGTAGGTAAGtcactataattaaaattttaaacgtaaatttaatatataaatgaaataaatttaataaatggagAGGGGCGTCGGTGTTTCTATTCTCTTATACAGGATGTCCCAGAAATCCGGCAATGGGCGATACGCCAATTGATGGGGGTTATCAgaaaaataagaagaaaaaaaataattagcatttttaaaaaattcgaAAAATTGACAAAGAACCGAATTGTGAAAGACAACTGAGAAATTTTTGTATCGATTttagattacaatttataaaacggtTATTCAGGGACCCGTTacataaatgaaatcaaaacatggTCAAGATTCGTGGTCACAAAGCTTGAAAGACTGGCACAGAAATCCGAAGatagttttatgaatattattatactattatattaaatcaatagagtttaaaatacaaatataataaattccacTAACTTCCTGACGTGCTGGTTCATCGGTATGTGACAATTAGCCGAAGGGCACTTGTGGTCACCGTTGAAGCAGTACTTCTCCAAGAAAGCGCCCAGCGATATGTCATTCCGGCCGTACATTTCCATCGTCACAATCCTTTaacaagtaaacaaaaataaatataactcataTAACTTAGAACactgaacaaaaattttagCTCAAAATTACAtcaattcgaccttgaaatgaTATTCTCAGTGCAACTTAAAAAATTTTACTTAGTGtacaactatattttttttaaaaatcacttACAATTCCCTTTGTCACTTGTTAACACTTCACCTTCACTTCACCACCTTCATACACATTTTCAATCTCAAGGGTGACCACCAACTATgcagaacatattatagtacACAAATGTGCACAACAGTTCAGGCACAAATTCCTGACTCCGGCTTGTTACTTGGAATTTTTCGATGGAACTAACCAATAACTTCTTATCAGCCCCAACCCAGGACCTTCAGGGTTCAAACTCTAGGTTGATCTAGTGGCTAACTAGCAccagatcaacgaggcagtcagtttccttatacatatttatataatttctagaTCGAAGGactaaaaaattgttaaaatgttcttaaaaaGGTTTGATATGACATTAACCAGGGATTAACGCAGAAGTCGGGCACGTTGGGCGACTTGCTACTGTAACTGTACAGCAGCAGGCTCAGGCGCTGGTGGTTCTCAGGGGACAGCGGATCCAGTGGCTCTGGCTCGGTAGGCTTGCTCGACTCTACCGCTTCTATCTTCTTCACCACGGACGGATTGTATCTGGGGCATCCCGCTGCAGAGAAAAATGTTTGAGTTACTTACAGATAACTAGCGAGCCGGTccggcttcgcgcgggtgcaatttgttaataaacaaaattatatgatataaatttttttttaccatccAGGAATAActttgctataaatattttttggaatttgATCATTAGGTCCCTAtacataaagatttttaatatatgctgTATGGTCCGTACAATTTAGGTTATAGGGTGAGAATAGGGCCGTTAATATCctaaaagtatttgtttttataattgcaCAAATTATATGACCACGTAAGTTTTAAACCATCTGCCTAGTATTAAGCCTCTAGCGAAACTATTCTTCATGATGTTTGGCGTCAGGCAAGTATCCTCATATACCAAATCCTCTTTACGCAATACATACCATCTAACTAAATCACAGACAAATTATGACATACATGTAGAaaccatattaatatattaaacataataaaaaattgctaAATTAAACCTTGGaaattatttgaacaaaaaaattacagaaaatTTGCAAATAGTGATCTATGCCCGCGTTTACATACGTTTATGGGTATCGGCCGCCACCCGACAGCCCGTGGCCCGGAAGTGCGCGAGGGATGCTCTCAGCGCGGGGTCGTCTGCAGGCGCTGTTATTGGTCGGTCGATGAAGGGATGGTTCGCCTGTACAAAATTATCACAAATTGCTGTTAATTATACAGCACCAGCCACTAGTCCTGACTTCGCCGCTGACACTATTGGCCGCATATTTTCTGTCAACTTTAACAATCATCATCGTATTTCCAATATCCATAAACAATAGTGAACTAAACCTACCCCATGAATCACCCCATCGATTAATGAAAACCGAATCAAAATCCttttggtagtttttgagtttatcgcggaCAGACGCGGCGGGAGGACTTTGATATATGTAGAGGCGGCATCGGGGTGTGCCCGGCAAGCGAGAGGGCCGACGGGGAAAATGCCAGccgtatatttaaaatgaagcaAAGTTACGTCCGCTAAAGATGTCATAAATAGAATAGCGGCCGTCTGTCGGAGGTAGCGCTAGCGGCGCACCGGCGGGGCGCGGGGGCGGGCGCGcggggcgggcgcgggcgcgcggggcgcgggcgcggcgggcggcgcgcgcgcgggcaGCAGGCGCAGCGTGGGCGCCGGGATCACGATGTTGGGGGACATGGACAGCACCACGTCGTCCGTGCACCATCTGCGGGGACACCACCCTGAGGGTTACTGTGCGCGTGAGCGTTTACGTCGAACTCGTTTTACTTCTCCTcggtggtatggctttgtgcaagcccggctGGGTAGGTCCTACCCACTCagcatatattttaccgctaaatagtactcagtattgttgtgttccggcttgaagggtgagggagccagtgtaactacaggcacgagggatacaacatcttagttcttaaggttgACGGCCCATGGGCGATGTAAATAGTGTTGACCGCTTACcgccaggtggcccatttgcccggcCTGCCGATATCTGCGGCCAcctaaattattcttattatacttatttgtttatatataactgtaattacataaaatttgtcTACTATGTCCTTAGCGTTATTTTCCTTTTATAAGGTCTTGCggttcttataataatttaatgctataaatttagaataatatttttttgtactttcAATTACAATTCATTACAATATTGATCTAAACTCGGCTCGATTTTGATGACTTAAATACAGAATAtgctttatacataaaatattaaagtcacTAACGAGATACGGAACCCGTACTTcgaaaaacaataacaatttaagaGCACGAAAACAAAATCGGCAACCGTACAGTTTAAATTTGACTTACCTTTCGCTATGCGTGTCCGCTTTCAACTTTGCCTCTTCCTTCGGCAGAAAAACATCATCATCTATAGACATCCTAGACTGAAGGGGATCGCTGAAATCTCTGATCGGAACACCGCAGCTTAGATTCTTATCGCTATCCGTTTTACGCGCGAACTGTTTAGATCTTTGCAACGGGTCATCTATTTCCGATTCTTTATTCGATTCGTCATCATTTGGTTCGTTTTCGTAATTCGTTTCTGTTACATTATCAGACTTTTCATGAGATTCAGTTTCGTTATTGGACGATTCAGTTACATTTTCATTAGTTTTTACTTCAGTGAGGGATTCAGCTTGAGTATTTCCGAAGATATTATCGTCCGTCTCCGATGTATCGTTACTCGACTTGCTGTCATCCTTATCGTCTTTAGGGATCAagtctttttttaaagtttcgtCTGCGTCATCCGTGAGCTCGTTGGGCGTTTCGTCGTCGATAAAAGTTCCCGGCTCGGGCAACACGGCCTCTATGTCACCCCAAAACGCCTTTTCCAATTTCCAGTTGTAACAAGCCAGCAACATGAATTTGACGATTCTCTTTACGCGAATTAACTCCTGCAAGGATCCGCCTCTGAGTAGGATGCAGCATCCTAGCTGAGGTTCCGCGCAGCCCTCGAGAACCATGAGCGTCTTGCTGGAAACTGAGGAAACCGAGTCCCAGTATTATTTCAGTGACATGGCAAAATTTTTATGGAATTTAGGATTGCAATCTTTTCGGAAACAAGTGCCCGGGACatgacataaattttatattataatgttacttGAAAAGGTTCGAAGGCAAATTTTTCgatttcatacaatttattataaaaaaataaataataaataaatattggacaacatcacatacattactctgatcccaatgtaagtagctaaagcacttgtgttatggaaatcagaagtaacgacggtaccacaaacacccagacccgagacgacatagaaaactaataaactttttctacatcgactcggccgggaatcgaaatcaaaaccggtgtacacacttctcgaccacggaggtcatcaaattattatttaagttactaTTTTAGAGATACGGAGTATCAAAAATTTAACGGGTTAATTTTAAGGACCGATACATCTAATCGAAAAGGACTCGACGTCTACGTCGGACGGCCTCTCGAGGCTGTCTCGAATGCGGCGAGCGGTCATCAGGCGGCGCACTCACAGTTGCGCACGTAGAAGTTGCGGCAGGAGCCGAGGCGCGGCGCGCCGATGCGCGCGTCGATGGAGGCGACGCGGTCGGCGCGGGCGCAGCGCGCGGCGCGGGCCAGCGCGCGCTCGCGCACGGCCGTGGCCAGCGCCACGCCGCGCGCGCGCAGCGCGTCCTGCaccgcgcgcgccgcgccgccgcgcacCAGCACCACGTCGGGCCGCAGCGCCGCCACGCGCGCCGCGCAGCGCGACAGGTACTCGTGCTCCTGCCGCCACGCTTTTCGTGTCCGTTACGTGTACATTTTCGACTCGAAACTCATTTGGGCTCGCTTTTTATCTAGTCAGTGCTGTTTCTATGTGAAATGTTGGGGGGCGACAAAAGTATCGACCGGTAATAAAGTTTCAGgtgagaaatattattaatatatttttttcgtttgtaaGGTATTTGCAAAGAGGCATCATTTAGTGTGACAGTTAACGCTACATGGTTTCACACTTAAAGCAATGTTTCTTGGACCGTTAGTCAACCTGCATTAGAAGTGGTTCCAGGGAGGTGAGCTTTCCTTCCACTCTCTGGTACGCTATGGAACAATCTAGAAGCAGCACTGTCGGATTCGAAATCTGCTTAGGCATCCCCCTGTAATTAGTAAAACTCTTTTGACATCTAGTCTCAACACAAAACTGTATTGAACTGAAtgtgttccaaataaaaatttaaaatgtatacaaattgaTGTGAAGAACTTTTACATCGACATTTTACAAGCGATTATTATCAGTTATTTCAAAGCTTTGAACGTCAGTTCAAAATAGAACTTAGTACTTAATTGTACACGTGAAATAGTCTTATACAATTAACAATATTGAAAACTAACTTcagcattttattatatatatatatatatgtctgaaTAGAAACCCCCCAttcatgagatattctaccgctgttaatgttgtatttcggtttgaagggttagtgagccagtgttattacagacacaaaggacgtagcatcttagttcccaaggtcagcGGCGTATAGGCGATGTAACGGATctaattcatatacatatatttcacagCGACAATTTCTATAACAGGTGGTAACCAcgtaccatcagatggtccatcTGCCCGTTCGCCTACCAcactacattatatataaaaaaatactttattttctcgtttataaatgtaaaacaatcaaaatttgttctaaaaatcaacaattagtgatttactaatatatttttttattaacatagaaCAAAATCCAAAGATAAAAAAGGTTTCAACGAACCTATGGGCAACGTTCTTGGTCATGACGACTCCGGGTATGACGCAGCTATCCGTCATGTTACCGCCGGGGACTTTCTTTACTTGCACGTAGTTTCGTACGTCGATGTCATTGCTCATCATATCTACAGAGATCGgagaagatatattattaatactcgaAACATATTGTTATATGGCGATAATGCCGTTCTGAATGATTTGGGGCATGGCGGTCATTCTTAATGGACACTAGCCAACTGCACCGGAGATTTTAGTGCACAGTTTCAGTGCATGTGCACTAAAGTTGCTGAGTGCAGCTTTGTAAGCTAGCAATGTTCttatacagttatataaaattatttttggcaGTCGATTTAACGCTCCGACGTTCATAATATAGTGATGCAAATGGAATGTATCGAAATTTCatcgataatttttttactattttttttaattctaatataatattctattattattataaatataatattttctaatataatatgattttatatatagtattattatttattaaaactaaataagtattttattgtttcctGCAGTTTTCATTGTATCGACACTATTCCATTAATAaccatcaattattttattaaatatttatattctatttgttattgtacaattttattttttacacaaagacaaaaaataaaatacaaaatctcGATAATAGTATGTAAAAATTTCTAATTTCTCCAATTTCACCTGTGTGCGTTGAATACATGTAGTCTAAAGGAAACTGCTCTACTAGTTCTGTGCACGGTGTAACACGTACCGGGCACGGTGAGGTCGGCGGCCTGCACGCACAGCGGGTACAGCGCGCCCAGCCACGCCGCCGGCAGCGCGTCGCGCGCCAGCCACTGGCGCATCAGCAGCCGCAGGTGCTCCTCGCCCGACTCCGCGATGGCGCGGCACGGCGCCTTGCCGCCTTCTCCCGCCGCTGTGGGTTTGCACGGGCGggcttacttacttacttaaggGGCTGAATAATTAGGTAATATGTCTTCTTCTCTCGAGTGTCAATCCAATCGTAGCAGTAAGAGAATATTCGCTGTTGAGGTCCGAGTATCTTACGAAATTGAATACGAACGAGACAACGATATGAAGCGAGACTGGGAAGCCAAGTCTTTCTCCTCGGGTTAACGCAAACGGTATACGGCATATACGGCGTATACGGCATTCTCGTTGAAGTCATATTTGTGACTGATGACTTCAATGAATCTAATtcctaagaaatattttttaccaataacccttgatttttataaaatatgctattaacatttaaaaaacaaatgttacatGCTTCTAAATTATCTATCTATAATTGATAACTAACAGATTTCATTGTTAGGtatcattcataattattataaattataattattaatttaatttctgtaaCGATATATCGATACAAGAGTGGAGCGTCACTATAAGATGTCATGATAGTAAATTGACATCGaccgtacatatattatacatatttatgtgtaCTAGACGCGCTGTCCGGTACtgagatattcttatttttaataaattcggtAATTTTTGTTCAGTGGGATATTATCATTTACGTGTGCGctctatttacattatataattatgatttgtcgtatataactaatttattgttactattattaaaatacatttgttaataatgtattttcttgTAAACAAGTTATTTGTTGATATGCCATTTCGCTTATTCTTTATTAGATATATCTAAGAGGGAGCAGCACAACTGACATGTCGACATAGATAGcagaatatacttaaaataggtATGCCCAAAGcggaacagataaaaaataaatttaatttaactaataatattaaaaactacttttacaaaaataccGAATTGCATTGAtcaatattgtaaaacaaaacaaaacatatatattttatggaaattgtaatacattatataatcataaaaaatattcgaattttaaactcACTTTCAGTATGGTCCAGCATGGGTTGTTCATCATCGCTAGATGGCGTTGATTTTtgttctattgaaaaaaaaaaaaacaaaatcaaatacatttttataatatagacacCGACCACACGTCATACATTCTAGTGGCAATACTGTTAATTGTTACCTGTTTTCGTGGCCTTGATCAGCCTCGCTGAACTGTTGCCAAGATTTAGATCGAGACAATACGAAGACACGCTTTCAACGAGCCTGCTGCTGCAGTCCTCGGCATCGGCTTTAGAAAAaatgttaagataaataaacatttttctacTGTCAATTACTAAGCggttaatctattttaataattaaaaaaaacctcttgttagaatttttttgtattttaaattaattgtagcaATTTAAAAGTTACCGGTGAGTAAGAAGCCATctccatataaaaattaaccttgacaaatataatcttaactGTATAATAAGCATCACAAATTATATGATCTAGCGGAAAGAACTATAATGATAGGACTTATAAGACTGAAGATTTTTAAATGCTTAGATAgtactgaattttaattaatatgctaacttaaattataattaaggaacatggacatgtttttttttttatcaaataggtGGCAATTGAGGATATGGCACTcggtggaaagtgactacccaCATGGACATCGGCAACGCCGGgggacttgcaggtgcgttgccgaccCTTAAGAAATGTGTTGTCTCTTTACTTGACGGTTTCCATGTCGtaacggttcggaaaaaccgccggcgagaGATGTTCCACAGAGTGGTGTGTGCAAGGCAGAAAATGCCATCTAGGCGGTGCGGATGAAACTTCAAATTTTAACGCAATGTACGAAGGTCAAATTCAGCAGCCGGAATTAAACCAACCAATTCCTTCAAATATTCGCCGTAAAACAGGCTGCGAAACAAGAtacagagtgatccaacatctctacgcaaagccaaaggatctaAAAAGTAGGAAAGGGATTGATGgccgataattcgagccgctctacgttgacGGTCAAATGGAACACTGGTATTGGGCTGCTTCCGCCCAGAGATAGAaacagtactccatgtgaggccaaATTTGCGTCTTGAATCTGTAGCTGGTTGGAGGTGCTCAACCAgacggtcggtttcggcattaaccccaaggtatgcagtgtggtaccactaataaatcttattatcaaTGATCTATTCAAAGAgcttataattcaatttttgacATCGATTCATGATAATAATTGGGTAGACGATATAAGTATAGTCAAGTGCAATGGCAGACGATGAGATAAATcaaaacaactttgaccttgaatttacATGACATCTTAATAATCTGTGGTATGCAATATAGATTCGCGAAAAATTGGCGTTTTAAATTATGGCTGTGTTGCTGTTGGAACTttggatgtaaaattaaagcggATATAAATGGaaattggaatataatatatagctaCCCGGTGGCGGATCATTGGCTTCGCTTTCTTGTGCTAGCTGTATGGGACGATAGAGGCCGTAGTCTGCAAACTGCGCTGGTTCCGTCATGCGCTCCATGTAGCCATTGTTTAGAAGGCTCTGACATAAAACTGTCGCTTGGGCTCTGTTGAACACAtcaattttcttaataaaaaaatggcaaaTAGGccatgctaagtggtcaccgcaTTCCATTAAAAAGAACGAagtataagaaatgttaaccattcatatttacatattcaaagCGTCACTaaacttgggaaccaagatattGTGTcgtgtgcctatagttacacatacatttacattagcagcctgtaaatttcccactgctgggctccctttgaggagaaggtttggaccatattccaccatgctgctctaatgcgggttggtggaatacacatgtggcagaatttcgttgaaattagacacatgcaggtttcctcacgatgttttccttcacccccGATAGCAagatgaacacaaattaagcacatgaaaattcagtggtgcctgcctgggtttgaaccccaaatcatcggttaagatgcacgcattgtaaccactgggccatctcggctcaattatacagaaaaattaaacaagttaAAATCTCAATGGGTCCCAATATTAAATCTAAGGTTATCTCTCTTTCTATTAAATCTTGGTTTTTGGTTaatggtaaaataaatttaaaaaaataattaacgagttaaatacaataaataacacaaaaaaaattgttactaatCACCTGGTTTTGTGCGAAGTATTGTCAATTACCCACTGCAGGATGTCACAGCCACACCAGACATTATTGTATCGTACGAGACGAAATCTTAACATAAACAAACTTATTactacaaaagtaaaaaaataaattgtgtattttttatgaaatctgtAGGTGCAAaagtgccacctgatggtaagtggtcgaaACCGCCCAAAGAAagcactgtgagaaatattagccatcCCATATGTCACtattgcaccaccaaccttggaaactaacaAACCCTTATGCCTgtcattacactggctcacttactcttcaaactggaacacaagaatactaaatattcttgtttgacagtaaaatatctgatgaatgagtTTCAGGTACTGAGTTGGAAAAGCTCTCCCACACAGCAAATTAAGtccaataatatatt
The DNA window shown above is from Vanessa tameamea isolate UH-Manoa-2023 chromosome 16, ilVanTame1 primary haplotype, whole genome shotgun sequence and carries:
- the LOC113394271 gene encoding 1-phosphatidylinositol 3-phosphate 5-kinase isoform X1, translating into MEKYDTSQLTEFPRFESESNQSGVTTFLNKLWKFPIFTPSETADGQDNKTPSDDKHSEPGKVNDDKEYEDIKTETGNDVVEYEGRSLPNILKRISGLAALGSGGGTKYEDTELARYWMPDDISRECYECAARFSALRRRHHCRVCGQIFCSRCCSQRVPGQIFGCAGGLRVCTYCCKVVLTYLRENDMTGDISPDLRTLQESLQVKFPDSKAQHKNRDFIFAREQEPCEVRSSTRESVHDVFRQLYFAVPTQQHRFRLVRYNNVWCGCDILQWVIDNTSHKTRAQATVLCQSLLNNGYMERMTEPAQFADYGLYRPIQLAQESEANDPPPADAEDCSSRLVESVSSYCLDLNLGNSSARLIKATKTEQKSTPSSDDEQPMLDHTETAGEGGKAPCRAIAESGEEHLRLLMRQWLARDALPAAWLGALYPLCVQAADLTVPDMMSNDIDVRNYVQVKKVPGGNMTDSCVIPGVVMTKNVAHRGMPKQISNPTVLLLDCSIAYQRVEGKLTSLEPLLMQEHEYLSRCAARVAALRPDVVLVRGGAARAVQDALRARGVALATAVRERALARAARCARADRVASIDARIGAPRLGSCRNFYVRNFSSKTLMVLEGCAEPQLGCCILLRGGSLQELIRVKRIVKFMLLACYNWKLEKAFWGDIEAVLPEPGTFIDDETPNELTDDADETLKKDLIPKDDKDDSKSSNDTSETDDNIFGNTQAESLTEVKTNENVTESSNNETESHEKSDNVTETNYENEPNDDESNKESEIDDPLQRSKQFARKTDSDKNLSCGVPIRDFSDPLQSRMSIDDDVFLPKEEAKLKADTHSERWCTDDVVLSMSPNIVIPAPTLRLLPARAPPAAPAPRAPAPAPRARPRAPPANHPFIDRPITAPADDPALRASLAHFRATGCRVAADTHKPGCPRYNPSVVKKIEAVESSKPTEPEPLDPLSPENHQRLSLLLYSYSSKSPNVPDFCVNPWIVTMEMYGRNDISLGAFLEKYCFNGDHKCPSANCHIPMNQHVRKFVHEDVCITITCNTIGHSNVDKAKEEQSKHVTFWSRCSRCGGASRGARLSRAALRVSLAQYVRTRLAAPRYARSLCAHPLRAHSHAFVSRLTTACFRYDKISTYEVQLPPEVIAINYDTRQMREALIAQLNDLMLRGHETFSNATDPESEKAYASFKLHMEQVHLALTTHEHTSLAERVRKLWGVQDCVVSAEKMLRDAHRPRAADLVEEKPDLEETTETSSNDVAENLLKDSDKEHAGTEEDEERGDKKTVKQILSQLLSNNHPSNQEGIIVSSGLVVVSVRAGDVGSVIAAALASPTYQRSLQHRSQSDCDDGENSTGKEKGEADKTKAKANEHIEVLLKDGLLCRVYYASQFHKLRHMLLAPLDYNEENKQYWEEGKCCEDLKDKDNKGLCEIEEGFIRSLAHCVPWAARGGKSGSTFNKTKDDRYVLKEMTKPEWQQFLEFAPHYFNYVTNCRQKKLPSLLARILGVFSVGGAGSGVLVTEHVWYGHPVAQRFDLKGAARPRMPAAHQPAATAVLLDDHLLRMRWDQQLFVGGLGARALWAGVERDTRFLAAHGVMDYSLLLGLHGRTLVLGVIDYIRTFTWDKKLEHLVKKNLGSGQPTVVSPEQYRRRFCTACRKYFLHCPAHWEPLYAPDRI
- the LOC113394271 gene encoding 1-phosphatidylinositol 3-phosphate 5-kinase isoform X2, whose protein sequence is MEKYDTSQLTEFPRFESESNQSGVTTFLNKLWKFPIFTPSETADGQDNKTPSDDKHSEPGKVNDDKEYEDIKTETGNDVVEYEGRSLPNILKRISGLAALGSGGGTKYEDTELARYWMPDDISRECYECAARFSALRRRHHCRVCGQIFCSRCCSQRVPGQIFGCAGGLRVCTYCCKVVLTYLRENDMTGDISPDLRTLQESLQVKFPDSKAQHKNRDFIFAREQEPCEVRSSTRESVHDVFRQLYFAVPTQQHRFRLVRYNNVWCGCDILQWVIDNTSHKTRAQATVLCQSLLNNGYMERMTEPAQFADYGLYRPIQLAQESEANDPPPADAEDCSSRLVESVSSYCLDLNLGNSSARLIKATKTEQKSTPSSDDEQPMLDHTENMMSNDIDVRNYVQVKKVPGGNMTDSCVIPGVVMTKNVAHRGMPKQISNPTVLLLDCSIAYQRVEGKLTSLEPLLMQEHEYLSRCAARVAALRPDVVLVRGGAARAVQDALRARGVALATAVRERALARAARCARADRVASIDARIGAPRLGSCRNFYVRNFSSKTLMVLEGCAEPQLGCCILLRGGSLQELIRVKRIVKFMLLACYNWKLEKAFWGDIEAVLPEPGTFIDDETPNELTDDADETLKKDLIPKDDKDDSKSSNDTSETDDNIFGNTQAESLTEVKTNENVTESSNNETESHEKSDNVTETNYENEPNDDESNKESEIDDPLQRSKQFARKTDSDKNLSCGVPIRDFSDPLQSRMSIDDDVFLPKEEAKLKADTHSERWCTDDVVLSMSPNIVIPAPTLRLLPARAPPAAPAPRAPAPAPRARPRAPPANHPFIDRPITAPADDPALRASLAHFRATGCRVAADTHKPGCPRYNPSVVKKIEAVESSKPTEPEPLDPLSPENHQRLSLLLYSYSSKSPNVPDFCVNPWIVTMEMYGRNDISLGAFLEKYCFNGDHKCPSANCHIPMNQHVRKFVHEDVCITITCNTIGHSNVDKAKEEQSKHVTFWSRCSRCGGASRGARLSRAALRVSLAQYVRTRLAAPRYARSLCAHPLRAHSHAFVSRLTTACFRYDKISTYEVQLPPEVIAINYDTRQMREALIAQLNDLMLRGHETFSNATDPESEKAYASFKLHMEQVHLALTTHEHTSLAERVRKLWGVQDCVVSAEKMLRDAHRPRAADLVEEKPDLEETTETSSNDVAENLLKDSDKEHAGTEEDEERGDKKTVKQILSQLLSNNHPSNQEGIIVSSGLVVVSVRAGDVGSVIAAALASPTYQRSLQHRSQSDCDDGENSTGKEKGEADKTKAKANEHIEVLLKDGLLCRVYYASQFHKLRHMLLAPLDYNEENKQYWEEGKCCEDLKDKDNKGLCEIEEGFIRSLAHCVPWAARGGKSGSTFNKTKDDRYVLKEMTKPEWQQFLEFAPHYFNYVTNCRQKKLPSLLARILGVFSVGGAGSGVLVTEHVWYGHPVAQRFDLKGAARPRMPAAHQPAATAVLLDDHLLRMRWDQQLFVGGLGARALWAGVERDTRFLAAHGVMDYSLLLGLHGRTLVLGVIDYIRTFTWDKKLEHLVKKNLGSGQPTVVSPEQYRRRFCTACRKYFLHCPAHWEPLYAPDRI